A genomic segment from Pseudosulfitobacter sp. DSM 107133 encodes:
- a CDS encoding beta-1,6-N-acetylglucosaminyltransferase, giving the protein MSVGIIMLVHTALGRAEQAARHWSAAGCPVVIHVDKGVPRATYERFVASLSDVKNLEFSARYRCEWGTWGIVAASQAASELMLDRFRHVRHVYLASGSCLPLRPVEELIEYLEARPQTDFIESATTADVPWTVGGLDHERFTLRFPFSWKRNRFLFDKYVEFQRRFRMRRSMPNGLTPHMGSQWWCLTRQTLSAILQDPDRAEYDRFFRQVWIPDESYFQTLARQYAIKIESRSLTLSKFDFQGKPHIFYDDHLQLLRRSDCFVARKIWPFADRLYEAFLTDPAGAMKRTEPNPGKIDRIFAKAVDRRTRGRPGLYMQSRFPNEDWENGVTAAPYSVFCGFSEVFENFDPWLAKSTGARVHGHLFAPDRAHFAEGQTTIHGALSEAPELRDYNAAAFLTNLIWNTRGERQCFQFGPADNQAINWRMAKDPNAQISVISGAWAVPLFRSNRNFMDIRKEAAALQKIESDFLNVLRSPYTKARVRIWMMAEFIEAPMEPLQGILDEIGPTQQRRLSEVPKMVDLSGFGQFLQNLKNQGMHPYLMGDFPVERGIEAQSEAPRKPYLVR; this is encoded by the coding sequence GTGAGCGTCGGGATCATCATGCTGGTGCACACGGCGCTGGGGCGGGCAGAACAGGCCGCGCGCCATTGGTCGGCGGCGGGCTGTCCGGTGGTGATTCACGTTGACAAGGGGGTGCCCCGCGCCACCTACGAGCGGTTCGTGGCGTCGTTGTCGGATGTGAAGAATCTTGAGTTCAGCGCGCGCTATCGCTGTGAGTGGGGCACCTGGGGTATTGTTGCCGCTTCGCAGGCTGCCTCTGAACTGATGCTGGACCGGTTCCGGCATGTGCGCCACGTTTATCTGGCGTCGGGGTCGTGTCTGCCGCTGCGCCCTGTGGAAGAGCTGATTGAATACCTCGAAGCGCGCCCGCAAACCGATTTTATCGAAAGCGCGACAACCGCCGATGTGCCGTGGACGGTGGGCGGTCTGGACCATGAACGCTTTACCCTGCGGTTTCCGTTCTCGTGGAAGCGCAACCGCTTCTTGTTCGACAAATATGTGGAATTTCAGCGCAGGTTCCGAATGCGGCGCTCGATGCCCAACGGATTGACGCCGCATATGGGGTCACAGTGGTGGTGTCTGACGCGCCAGACCCTGTCTGCCATTCTGCAAGACCCCGACCGCGCCGAATACGACAGGTTTTTTCGTCAGGTCTGGATCCCTGACGAAAGCTATTTCCAGACGCTGGCGCGCCAATATGCGATCAAGATCGAAAGCCGGTCGCTGACCCTGTCCAAGTTCGACTTTCAGGGCAAGCCGCACATCTTTTATGATGACCACCTGCAATTGCTGCGCCGGTCCGACTGTTTTGTCGCCCGCAAGATCTGGCCCTTTGCCGACCGTCTGTACGAGGCGTTTCTGACCGACCCCGCTGGTGCCATGAAGCGGACCGAGCCGAACCCCGGCAAGATCGACCGCATCTTTGCCAAGGCCGTCGACCGGCGAACGCGCGGACGCCCCGGCCTGTATATGCAAAGCCGCTTTCCCAACGAAGACTGGGAAAACGGTGTCACCGCCGCGCCCTATTCCGTGTTTTGCGGCTTTTCCGAAGTGTTTGAAAATTTCGACCCGTGGCTGGCAAAGTCGACGGGGGCGCGGGTGCATGGCCATTTGTTTGCACCAGACCGCGCCCATTTTGCCGAAGGGCAAACCACGATTCACGGTGCGCTGAGCGAAGCACCGGAATTGCGCGATTATAACGCTGCGGCGTTCCTGACCAATCTGATCTGGAACACGCGCGGCGAACGGCAGTGTTTCCAGTTCGGTCCCGCAGACAATCAGGCGATCAACTGGCGTATGGCCAAAGATCCAAACGCGCAGATTTCGGTGATCAGCGGGGCCTGGGCGGTGCCGTTGTTCCGGTCGAACCGCAACTTTATGGACATCCGCAAAGAGGCGGCCGCCCTGCAAAAGATCGAAAGCGATTTCCTGAATGTGCTGCGCTCGCCCTATACCAAGGCGCGGGTGCGCATCTGGATGATGGCTGAATTCATCGAGGCACCGATGGAGCCGCTTCAGGGCATTCTGGACGAAATCGGCCCCACCCAGCAGCGCCGCCTGTCAGAGGTGCCCAAGATGGTGGACCTCAGCGGCTTTGGCCAGTTTTTGCAAAACCTGAAAAATCAGGGGATGCACCCATATTTGATGGGCGATTTCCCCGTGGAACGCGGCATTGAGGCGCAATCCGAAGCGCCGCGAAAACCCTATTTGGTAAGATAA
- a CDS encoding PaaX family transcriptional regulator C-terminal domain-containing protein, giving the protein MPSDPYTDALNILTAAATQRVWSVLVSVFGDLARHEGEGIDGPVLTALMAEAQIKPEATRVALHRLRNDDWITSTKSGRTSHHSLTRTGRRLSLAASARIYSAPAEAAQGWQLVLLETATSESREHMEKLGFAPLAPRLYIGAETSQAPAGTLALPASTAPHWLGAQFEPKDLSQDYAALHERLVALDALKLDAAALNPVQIGVLRSLIVHGWRRLVLKHPDLPPQVYSDAWRGHDCRALVTGLLARLPRPALNDLHD; this is encoded by the coding sequence ATGCCTTCTGATCCCTACACCGACGCACTGAACATACTGACCGCAGCCGCCACCCAGCGGGTGTGGTCGGTGCTGGTCAGCGTGTTCGGTGATCTGGCCCGCCACGAAGGCGAAGGGATTGACGGCCCCGTGCTGACCGCGCTGATGGCCGAGGCACAGATCAAACCCGAAGCGACCCGTGTCGCCCTGCACCGGTTGCGCAATGACGACTGGATCACCTCGACCAAATCGGGGCGCACCAGCCACCACAGCCTGACCCGAACGGGCCGACGGTTGAGCCTTGCCGCCAGCGCGCGCATCTACAGCGCTCCCGCCGAGGCCGCCCAGGGCTGGCAACTGGTGCTGCTGGAAACCGCCACATCGGAATCCCGCGAACACATGGAAAAGCTGGGTTTTGCCCCGCTTGCGCCGCGCCTGTATATCGGTGCCGAGACATCACAAGCCCCCGCCGGAACGCTGGCGCTGCCCGCAAGCACCGCGCCGCATTGGCTGGGTGCGCAGTTCGAACCCAAGGACCTGAGTCAGGATTACGCCGCCCTGCATGAACGTCTGGTGGCACTTGATGCACTGAAACTGGATGCTGCCGCCCTCAATCCGGTGCAGATCGGGGTGCTTAGGTCGCTGATCGTGCATGGATGGCGACGGCTGGTGCTGAAACATCCTGATCTGCCGCCGCAGGTCTACTCCGACGCATGGCGCGGCCACGACTGCCGCGCGCTGGTCACCGGCCTGCTGGCCCGTCTGCCACGCCCCGCGCTGAACGACCTGCACGACTAG
- a CDS encoding sulfotransferase family 2 domain-containing protein — protein sequence MPQNFDYFVVFAEMRTGSNFLETNLNAFDGITCHGEAFNPHFIGYPNVTEVLGVTQAARDADPKGLLKVIRKETDGLGGFRYFHDHDPRVFDAVMDDPRCAKIVLTRNPVDSYVSWKIAQATGQWKLTDVKRRKEGAAAFDAAEFEAHLEALQSFQVTLMNRLQVSGQTAFYVAYEDLQSVEVMNGLAAYLGVESRLEGLDKSLKKQNPSPITEKVINAEEMAEALNGLDRFNLTRTPNFEPRRGAVIPTYVAAAKAPLLYLPMRSGPEDQIYAWMAALDGVSPDELLRKMSQKSLRQWKRRNRGHRSFTVLRHPAARAHHAFCHRILIPGPDCYDALRQTLIRRYALPIPQEAPDASYDRAAHHRAFSAFLTFLKGNLSGQTAIRVDAAWCTQSQAVQGFGDFVLPDRMIREENLEEELGQLAAQIGVQTVPALPPVSDPGPFTLKDIYDDSIESLVSDVYQRDYMMFGFSRWA from the coding sequence ATGCCGCAGAACTTTGACTATTTCGTGGTGTTTGCCGAAATGCGCACCGGTTCGAACTTTCTTGAAACCAACCTGAACGCCTTTGATGGCATCACCTGCCACGGCGAGGCGTTTAATCCGCATTTCATCGGTTATCCGAATGTCACCGAAGTTCTGGGCGTGACCCAGGCCGCGCGTGACGCCGATCCCAAGGGGTTGCTCAAGGTGATCCGTAAGGAAACCGACGGTTTGGGTGGTTTCCGGTATTTCCACGACCACGATCCGCGTGTGTTCGATGCAGTGATGGACGACCCCAGATGCGCCAAAATCGTGCTGACCCGCAATCCGGTGGACAGCTATGTGTCATGGAAGATCGCGCAGGCTACGGGGCAATGGAAGCTGACGGATGTCAAACGTCGCAAGGAAGGCGCGGCCGCTTTTGATGCGGCCGAGTTTGAGGCCCATCTCGAGGCGCTGCAAAGCTTTCAGGTGACGCTGATGAACCGTTTGCAAGTGTCGGGGCAAACCGCGTTCTACGTTGCCTATGAAGATCTGCAAAGCGTCGAGGTGATGAACGGGCTGGCGGCCTATCTGGGGGTGGAAAGCCGGCTGGAAGGTTTGGACAAGAGCCTGAAAAAGCAGAACCCCAGCCCGATCACCGAAAAAGTGATCAATGCCGAAGAGATGGCAGAGGCGTTGAACGGTTTAGACCGCTTTAACCTGACCCGCACGCCCAACTTTGAGCCGCGCCGCGGGGCGGTGATCCCGACCTATGTGGCGGCGGCCAAGGCGCCGTTGCTGTACCTGCCCATGCGCAGCGGCCCCGAAGACCAGATATACGCCTGGATGGCCGCGTTGGACGGTGTCAGCCCGGACGAGTTGCTGCGCAAGATGTCCCAGAAGAGCCTGCGCCAGTGGAAGCGCCGCAATCGCGGGCATCGCAGCTTTACCGTGCTGCGCCACCCTGCGGCGCGGGCGCACCATGCGTTTTGCCATCGCATCCTGATCCCGGGGCCTGACTGTTACGATGCACTGCGCCAGACGCTGATCCGTCGCTATGCCCTGCCGATCCCGCAAGAGGCGCCTGACGCCAGCTATGACCGCGCGGCGCACCATCGGGCGTTTTCGGCTTTCCTGACCTTTCTCAAGGGCAACCTGTCAGGTCAGACAGCCATTCGGGTTGATGCGGCATGGTGTACCCAGTCGCAGGCCGTGCAGGGGTTTGGTGACTTCGTGCTGCCTGACCGGATGATCCGCGAGGAAAATCTGGAGGAAGAGCTGGGGCAACTGGCAGCACAGATCGGGGTGCAGACCGTGCCCGCGTTGCCGCCGGTGTCGGACCCCGGTCCGTTCACGCTGAAAGACATCTACGACGACAGCATCGAATCGCTGGTTTCGGACGTCTATCAGCGGGATTACATGATGTTCGGCTTTTCGCGCTGGGCGTAA
- a CDS encoding glycosyltransferase family 2 protein: MGVWQSYRLRLQRKRWRIRAFRKRRELTRVADRTGIIHPNDILLFSTQRNEKIRLPYFLDYYRDQGVNHFLIVDNDSTDGSADYLADQPDVSVWSSKASYKKSRFGVDWLNWLQMKYAHGHWCLTVDPDEFLIYPFCDTRPLRALTDWLDASSIKSFSAMLLDMYPKGRLDAHPYQPGQNPIEIAGWFDSGNYTMSRNRLFGNLWIQGGPRARVFFPDQPENAPALNKVPLVKWDKKYAYVSSTHMLLPRGLNQVYDEWGGEKASGVLLHAKFLDTFTAKAAEELSRGQHYSASVEYKAYAESLKDDPDLWCKWSEKYINWRQLEILGLMSKGNWA; this comes from the coding sequence TTGGGCGTCTGGCAGTCATACAGGCTTCGGTTGCAGCGTAAGCGTTGGCGCATCCGTGCCTTTCGCAAACGCCGTGAACTGACCCGTGTGGCGGATCGCACCGGCATCATTCATCCCAATGACATCCTGTTGTTCTCGACCCAGCGGAACGAAAAAATTCGCCTGCCGTATTTTCTGGATTACTATCGGGATCAAGGGGTTAACCATTTCCTGATCGTCGACAATGACAGCACTGACGGATCGGCGGACTATCTGGCCGATCAACCGGATGTCTCTGTCTGGAGCAGTAAGGCAAGTTACAAGAAATCGCGGTTCGGCGTTGACTGGCTGAACTGGTTACAGATGAAATATGCACATGGACACTGGTGCCTGACGGTCGATCCTGATGAATTCCTGATTTATCCGTTCTGCGACACGCGCCCCCTGCGGGCGCTGACCGACTGGCTGGACGCGTCGTCGATCAAATCTTTCAGTGCCATGCTGCTGGACATGTACCCCAAGGGGCGGCTGGACGCACATCCCTATCAGCCGGGACAAAACCCGATCGAGATTGCAGGCTGGTTTGACAGCGGCAACTATACGATGTCGCGCAACCGTCTGTTCGGGAACCTTTGGATTCAGGGCGGCCCGCGCGCCCGCGTCTTTTTCCCCGACCAGCCCGAAAATGCGCCGGCCCTGAACAAGGTGCCGCTGGTCAAATGGGACAAGAAATATGCCTATGTCAGCTCGACCCACATGCTGCTGCCGCGCGGGTTGAATCAGGTCTATGACGAATGGGGCGGCGAAAAGGCCAGCGGGGTTTTGCTGCACGCCAAGTTCCTGGACACGTTTACCGCCAAAGCCGCCGAAGAGCTGAGCCGTGGCCAGCACTACAGCGCGTCGGTCGAATACAAAGCCTATGCAGAAAGTCTGAAAGACGATCCCGACCTGTGGTGCAAATGGTCTGAAAAATACATCAACTGGCGACAGCTTGAGATTCTGGGTCTGATGTCGAAAGGCAACTGGGCGTGA
- the lptB gene encoding LPS export ABC transporter ATP-binding protein has protein sequence MSAPDLSIAATNAGLHISHLRKSYRKKVVIRDFSMHLDRGEVVALLGPNGSGKTTTFYAIAGLVTPEGGSVKVDGTDVTTLPMYRRAQMGIGYLPQEMSIFRGLSVQDNISAILDITETHRHKRRERLEELLSEFSIEHLRRAPALALSGGERRRVEIARCLAANPKFLLLDEPFAGVDPISVGDIRHLVADLKKRGIGVLITDHNVRETLEIVDRAYILHEGKVLMSGTPAEVVENQNVRRVYLGENFRVS, from the coding sequence ATGTCTGCACCCGATCTGTCAATCGCAGCCACAAACGCCGGGCTGCACATCTCGCACTTGCGCAAATCCTATCGCAAGAAGGTCGTCATTCGCGACTTTTCCATGCACCTTGATCGCGGCGAGGTTGTCGCGCTGCTGGGCCCGAACGGGTCGGGTAAGACCACAACGTTCTACGCGATTGCCGGTCTGGTCACCCCCGAGGGTGGCAGTGTCAAGGTCGACGGCACCGACGTGACGACCCTGCCCATGTACCGTCGCGCCCAGATGGGCATCGGATACTTGCCGCAGGAGATGAGCATTTTTCGCGGCCTCAGCGTTCAGGACAACATCTCGGCCATCCTCGATATCACCGAAACGCACCGCCACAAGCGACGCGAACGGCTGGAAGAATTGCTGTCCGAATTCTCGATCGAACACTTGCGCCGTGCCCCCGCGCTGGCCCTGTCGGGGGGCGAACGCCGCCGCGTCGAAATTGCCCGCTGTCTGGCCGCGAATCCCAAGTTCCTGCTGCTGGACGAACCTTTTGCCGGCGTCGATCCGATCAGCGTGGGCGACATTCGCCATTTGGTCGCGGATCTGAAAAAGCGTGGCATCGGCGTGCTGATTACGGACCATAACGTGCGGGAAACACTGGAAATTGTCGACCGCGCCTATATCCTGCACGAAGGCAAGGTTCTGATGTCGGGCACCCCCGCCGAGGTGGTCGAGAACCAGAATGTGCGGCGCGTTTACCTTGGCGAGAATTTCCGCGTTTCTTAG
- the galE gene encoding UDP-glucose 4-epimerase GalE produces the protein MDNHVLVTGGAGYIGAHACKALRTAGYVPVTYDNLVTGWQDAVKFGPFEQGDLLDRSRLDLVFAQYEPVAVMHFAALSQVGESMSQPGRYWHNNVSGSLNLIEAAVDAACMNFVFSSTCATYGDQDNVVLDENSAQHPINAYGASKRAIEDMLRDFEAAHGLRHVIFRYFNVAGADPEAEVGEFHQPETHLIPLMLEAIEGKRDALTIFGTDYDTPDGTCIRDYVHVCDLVDAHVLGLKWLQDGKGSRVFNLGTGSGFSVREVIDQSRAVTNRAVPFNEGARRAGDATKLVSGSTRAETELGWTPERSNLKTMIADAWRWHQTGQFDK, from the coding sequence GTGGACAATCATGTGTTGGTCACAGGCGGTGCGGGCTATATCGGCGCGCACGCCTGCAAGGCGCTGCGCACGGCAGGCTATGTGCCGGTCACCTATGACAATCTGGTAACCGGCTGGCAGGATGCGGTCAAATTCGGTCCTTTCGAGCAGGGAGACCTGCTGGACCGGTCCCGTCTGGATCTGGTGTTTGCCCAATACGAACCTGTTGCTGTCATGCACTTTGCTGCCCTCAGCCAGGTTGGCGAAAGCATGTCGCAGCCGGGCAGGTACTGGCACAACAATGTCAGCGGGTCACTGAACCTGATCGAGGCCGCGGTCGATGCGGCTTGCATGAACTTTGTGTTTTCGTCCACCTGCGCCACCTATGGCGATCAGGACAATGTGGTGCTGGATGAAAACAGCGCCCAGCATCCGATCAACGCCTATGGGGCGTCCAAACGTGCCATCGAAGACATGCTGCGCGATTTCGAGGCAGCGCACGGGTTGCGACATGTGATCTTTCGCTATTTCAACGTGGCCGGCGCCGACCCCGAGGCCGAGGTGGGCGAGTTTCATCAGCCCGAAACGCATCTGATCCCGCTGATGCTGGAAGCGATTGAAGGCAAGCGTGACGCGCTGACCATTTTTGGCACCGATTACGACACGCCCGATGGCACCTGCATTCGCGACTATGTGCATGTCTGCGATCTTGTCGATGCGCATGTGTTGGGTCTGAAATGGCTGCAAGACGGCAAGGGCAGCCGGGTGTTCAATCTGGGCACCGGCAGCGGTTTTTCCGTGCGCGAGGTGATCGACCAGTCGCGCGCCGTGACCAACCGCGCTGTGCCCTTCAACGAGGGGGCGCGCCGTGCGGGTGATGCAACCAAGCTGGTATCAGGCTCGACCCGCGCCGAAACCGAACTGGGCTGGACACCTGAACGGTCGAACCTGAAAACCATGATCGCGGATGCATGGAGATGGCACCAAACTGGCCAGTTTGACAAATAA
- the lptA gene encoding lipopolysaccharide transport periplasmic protein LptA: MTALLLASPAPILAQGTNVTFGTIQQDTTLPVEVTADNLSVDQSSGTAVFTGNVLIGQGDMRLSAARVLVTYRSQNAGIAKLQATGGVTLVTGADAAEAERADYNIDSGEIEMTGNVLLTQGQSALTAEKMFVNLRTGTARMSGRVKTILQTGNN, from the coding sequence ATGACCGCCCTGTTGCTCGCCAGCCCCGCGCCCATTCTGGCGCAAGGGACGAATGTCACTTTTGGCACCATACAGCAGGACACAACCCTGCCTGTCGAGGTCACGGCTGACAATCTGTCAGTGGACCAATCTTCTGGGACGGCCGTATTTACCGGCAACGTTCTGATCGGTCAGGGCGACATGCGCCTGTCGGCGGCACGGGTGCTGGTGACATACAGATCGCAAAACGCAGGCATCGCCAAGCTTCAGGCCACCGGCGGCGTCACATTGGTAACCGGCGCAGATGCTGCCGAAGCCGAGCGTGCCGATTACAACATTGATTCGGGTGAAATCGAGATGACAGGCAATGTGCTTTTGACCCAGGGGCAAAGCGCACTGACGGCTGAGAAAATGTTTGTGAACCTGCGCACCGGCACCGCGCGCATGTCTGGCCGGGTCAAAACGATCCTGCAAACCGGAAACAACTAA
- a CDS encoding PTS sugar transporter subunit IIA — MEFAKLLKPEAVKVLTSASSKKRLLHEISDLAHSAYGLDAGQVIEALMAREALGPTGVGRGVALPHARLDGVDEVIGVFVVLDKPIDFSSVDRQPVDIAFALFAPEDAGVEHLKALALVSRTLRDTSICTKLRANHDAGTLYTILSEGQSAQAA; from the coding sequence ATGGAATTTGCAAAGCTTCTGAAGCCGGAAGCCGTCAAGGTGTTAACCTCGGCCTCTAGCAAGAAACGTCTGCTGCACGAGATCTCTGATCTCGCGCACAGCGCCTATGGCTTGGATGCCGGTCAGGTGATCGAAGCGCTGATGGCCCGCGAAGCGCTGGGACCGACCGGCGTTGGCCGTGGCGTTGCGCTGCCGCATGCGCGACTGGACGGCGTGGACGAAGTCATTGGCGTTTTTGTCGTTCTGGACAAACCCATCGACTTCAGCTCGGTTGACCGCCAGCCCGTCGATATTGCCTTTGCGCTGTTTGCTCCCGAGGACGCCGGCGTCGAACACCTCAAGGCGCTGGCGCTGGTGTCACGCACCCTGCGCGACACATCTATCTGCACCAAACTGCGCGCCAACCATGACGCCGGCACGCTGTATACCATCCTGTCAGAAGGACAGTCGGCCCAAGCGGCCTGA
- a CDS encoding glycosyltransferase, with protein sequence MHGDGTKLASLTNNPPSRLLDLTRLVRRAGRVLTGVDRVEMAYLRRLVADDVAAFGLVRTPLGYVLLDRAGMSALVKRLDGALAWSAPDLLSRLARGQTAVQQAAQTDVRKLAVARTLPRGLAAMLRRHLPQGTNYLNTGHSNLTDRVLQAVAGLGGRTGVFVHDVIPLEFPQYQRPETVEPFRAKMRRVQAFADVIICNSADTLERAGRLMGQWGPVPAGIVAHLGTDLTTAQPDLVPADLPPAGPYFISVGTIEPRKNHALLLDLWDAMSPDAPTLLICGARGWNNQAVFDRLDARTDGKVIERAGLPDGAVAALMAGSCGLLFPSFAEGYGLPPVEAAALGVPVVANDLPVLREILGNIPVYAQADDRYLWENTIIGMAEAGPQVRNNMAFQPANWSDHFNTVLRLI encoded by the coding sequence ATGCATGGAGATGGCACCAAACTGGCCAGTTTGACAAATAACCCGCCCTCGCGGCTGCTGGACCTGACACGGCTTGTGCGTCGGGCCGGGCGAGTTCTGACGGGGGTGGACCGGGTCGAGATGGCCTATTTGCGCCGGCTGGTGGCGGATGATGTTGCGGCCTTTGGTCTTGTACGTACTCCGCTGGGATATGTACTGTTGGACCGCGCAGGCATGTCCGCACTGGTAAAACGTCTGGATGGTGCGCTGGCGTGGTCTGCGCCAGATCTTCTGTCGCGTCTGGCGCGGGGACAGACGGCGGTACAACAGGCGGCACAGACGGATGTGCGCAAGCTGGCAGTGGCACGCACCCTGCCGCGCGGGCTGGCCGCCATGCTGCGCCGGCATCTGCCGCAGGGCACCAATTATCTGAATACCGGCCATTCCAATCTGACCGACCGCGTTTTGCAGGCGGTTGCCGGTTTGGGCGGGCGCACGGGCGTATTTGTTCACGATGTGATCCCGCTGGAATTTCCACAGTATCAACGTCCTGAAACCGTCGAACCCTTTCGCGCCAAGATGCGGCGGGTGCAGGCCTTTGCCGATGTGATTATCTGCAACTCTGCCGACACGCTGGAGCGCGCGGGGCGGCTGATGGGCCAGTGGGGCCCTGTGCCTGCAGGGATTGTCGCCCATCTGGGAACTGATCTGACAACAGCGCAGCCTGATCTGGTGCCTGCCGATCTGCCGCCCGCAGGCCCTTATTTCATCAGTGTCGGCACTATCGAGCCGCGCAAGAACCATGCGCTGCTGCTGGATCTGTGGGACGCAATGAGCCCCGACGCCCCGACGCTGCTGATTTGCGGTGCGCGCGGATGGAACAATCAGGCGGTGTTCGACCGTCTGGACGCCCGCACCGATGGCAAGGTGATCGAACGCGCGGGCCTGCCTGATGGCGCGGTGGCGGCGTTGATGGCAGGGTCGTGCGGGCTGTTGTTTCCCAGCTTTGCCGAGGGCTATGGCCTGCCGCCGGTTGAAGCGGCGGCGCTGGGGGTGCCGGTGGTGGCGAATGATTTGCCGGTTCTTCGGGAAATCCTTGGAAATATTCCCGTTTACGCGCAAGCCGATGATCGGTATCTGTGGGAAAACACAATAATAGGCATGGCTGAAGCGGGGCCACAGGTTCGGAATAACATGGCATTTCAGCCAGCGAACTGGTCAGATCACTTCAACACCGTGTTAAGGTTGATTTGA
- a CDS encoding ribonuclease D produces MTNHLYKSDLPDGLNLGPVVAIDCETMGLNPHRDRLCVVQLSGGDGNAHMVQIARGQTEAPNLCALLENPDVLKLFHYGRFDIAAMLNAFGAVTAPVYCTKIASKLVRTYTDRHGLKNLLQELLSVDISKHQQSSDWGADKLTDAQLDYAASDVLYLHRLREALNKRLLREDRMEIAQSCFDFLPTRAKLDLAGWPDSDIFAHL; encoded by the coding sequence ATGACAAACCATTTGTACAAATCCGATCTGCCCGACGGGCTGAACCTTGGGCCAGTCGTGGCCATTGATTGCGAAACCATGGGCCTGAACCCGCACCGTGACCGCCTGTGCGTGGTGCAGCTGTCGGGTGGTGACGGCAACGCCCACATGGTGCAGATCGCAAGGGGCCAGACCGAGGCGCCAAACCTGTGTGCGCTGCTGGAAAACCCCGACGTGCTGAAACTGTTCCACTATGGCCGCTTTGACATCGCCGCGATGTTGAACGCATTCGGCGCGGTTACTGCACCCGTCTATTGCACCAAGATCGCCAGCAAACTGGTGCGCACCTATACCGACCGGCACGGGCTGAAGAACCTGTTGCAGGAATTGCTGAGCGTCGACATTTCGAAACACCAGCAAAGCAGCGACTGGGGAGCCGACAAGCTGACCGATGCGCAACTGGATTACGCTGCCTCTGATGTTTTGTACCTGCACCGCCTGCGCGAGGCACTGAACAAACGTCTGCTGCGCGAAGACCGCATGGAAATTGCCCAATCCTGTTTCGACTTCCTGCCAACCCGCGCCAAGCTGGACCTTGCAGGCTGGCCTGACTCGGACATATTTGCCCACCTATGA
- the raiA gene encoding ribosome-associated translation inhibitor RaiA translates to MRYQISGKQIDIGSALQTHVQTELGTAVGKYADRPTDAQVVFSKSGHEFVCEATVHLSTGLTATAKARGTEIYAAFEACCEKMEKQLRRYKRRLKDHHKDRPEPVELFGASSYILASEADETVPEPDSLQPMIVAEMETKIQSLSVGEAVMQMELAGAPVLVFRKEGQDGLNVVYRREDGNIGWIDP, encoded by the coding sequence ATGCGGTACCAAATCAGCGGCAAACAGATCGACATCGGCTCAGCACTGCAAACACATGTCCAGACCGAACTGGGCACGGCAGTCGGAAAATACGCCGACCGCCCGACAGATGCTCAGGTGGTGTTTTCAAAGTCTGGTCACGAATTTGTCTGCGAGGCGACCGTTCACCTGTCTACGGGACTAACCGCCACGGCCAAGGCACGCGGCACGGAAATCTATGCCGCTTTTGAAGCCTGCTGTGAAAAAATGGAAAAACAATTGCGGCGTTACAAGCGGCGATTGAAAGACCACCACAAGGATCGACCCGAGCCGGTTGAACTCTTCGGCGCTTCCTCTTATATCCTCGCCTCCGAGGCCGATGAAACCGTGCCTGAACCGGATTCGCTGCAACCGATGATCGTGGCGGAGATGGAAACCAAGATTCAATCGCTGAGTGTCGGCGAGGCCGTGATGCAAATGGAACTGGCAGGTGCGCCGGTTCTTGTGTTTCGGAAAGAAGGACAGGATGGTTTGAACGTCGTGTATCGTCGCGAAGACGGCAATATCGGCTGGATCGACCCATAA